The following coding sequences are from one Aethina tumida isolate Nest 87 chromosome 2, icAetTumi1.1, whole genome shotgun sequence window:
- the LOC109596443 gene encoding trypsin-7-like: MNFCLVILGVTSLGFVSTKEEPLIIELLDNRILGGEDANICDNPHQASVQYWGGHYCGGVIIGPKWVLTVANCIVGFEVLYISVKVGTSNKDAGGQIIRVKNAYSHPKYNSSTFDYDVGLLELHSEIKVPCASPVSLPNPNTQLVEGSTGVVTGWGRKTEGGPVVNHLQVLQIPILSPKACRDAYGESTFTERMVCAGLLKGSKDVCSGDSGGPLMVDKMLIGLVSWGYGCARPTYPSVYTNVAAFRTYITEITGI; this comes from the exons atgaatttttgtctAGTAATTTTAGGTGTAACTTCTCTTGGCTTTG TGAGCACCAAGGAGGAGCcgttaattattgaattacttGACAATCGTATCCTTGGAGGTGAAGATGCAAATATTTGTGACAACCCACATCAAGCCTCCGTTCAATATTGGGGTGGCCACTATTGTGGTGGGGTCATAATAGGACCTAAGTGGGTTCTGACCGTTGCCAACTGCATTGTAGG CTTTGAGGTCTTGTATATATCAGTCAAGGTTGGTACCTCCAACAAAGACGCAGGAGGTCAAATAATTAGAGTAAAAAATGCATATTCCCATCCAAAGTACAATTCTTCAACTTTTGATTATGATGTAGGGCTTTTAGAGCTTCATTCTGAAATTAAAGTACCTTGTGCTTCACCTGTTAGTTTGCCCAACCCTAATACCCAACTTGTCGAAGGCTCCACTGGAGTCGTTACTGGTTGGGGTAGAAAAACTGAAGGTGGACCTGTCGTCAACCACCTTCAAGTATTACAAATTCCAATCCTGTCACCAAAAGCCTGTCGTGATGCCTATGGCGAGTCCACATTCACAGAAAGAATGGTGTGTGCTGGTTTATTGAAGGGAAGCAAAGACGTTTGCTCAGGAGACTCAGGTGGCCCTTTGATGGttgataaaatgttaattggaCTTGTTTCTTGGGGGTATGGATGTGCACGACCAACGTACCCTTCAGTGTACACCAATGTGGCCGCATTTAGGACCTACATTACTGAAATTACTGgaatttaa